The Litchfieldia alkalitelluris genome has a window encoding:
- a CDS encoding YqzH family protein has protein sequence MDEKLLQKMIRNCFLQYHHNLDSVPLTAEEYTELMILIKKEKELNPDQDIYDVINDFVYEYLTK, from the coding sequence TTGGATGAGAAATTACTTCAGAAAATGATAAGAAACTGTTTTCTACAATATCATCATAACCTTGATTCAGTTCCACTTACAGCAGAAGAATATACGGAATTGATGATTTTAATAAAAAAAGAAAAAGAATTAAATCCTGATCAGGATATTTATGATGTAATAAATGATTTTGTATACGAATACTTAACAAAGTAG